The following proteins are co-located in the Castanea sativa cultivar Marrone di Chiusa Pesio chromosome 8, ASM4071231v1 genome:
- the LOC142607369 gene encoding U-box domain-containing protein 13-like isoform X1, with the protein MEEEKEKESGADVVRSLIEMVSEISLISEYRCTVKKQYCNLARRLKLLIPLFEEIRDTKELVVPEETVEALKSLREALESAKELLRFGCQGSKIYLVLEREQIMNKFYEVTAQLEQALNGISYENLDISDEVKEQVELVLAQFRRAKGRVDAPDVELHEDLLSLYNKSNGAETDPAVLRRLADKLQLMGIVDLTQESLALHEMVDASGGDPGESIEKMSMLLKKIKDFVQTENPNIEASAGEKGNPPSCSGQVSSDKNSKAPVIPVDFRCPISLELMKDPVIVSTGQTYERACIEKWLDAGHGTCPKTQQILANTVLTPNYVLRSLIAQWCEANGIEPPKRPSNTRPSKTTSACSPAERTKIEILLRKLTSSNPEDQRSAAGEIRLLAKRNADNRVAIAEAGAIPLLVGLLLTPDSRTQEHAVTALLNLSICEDNKASIISSGAVPGIVHVLKKGSMEARENAAATLFSLSVVDENKITIGASGAIPPLVTLLSEGTQRGKKDAATALFNLCIFQGNKGKAVRAGVVPTLMRLLTEPGGGMVDEALAILAILASHAEGKASIGSAEAVPVLVEVIGSGSPRNRENAAAVLVHLCAGDHQHHLAEAKELGVMGPLVDLAQTGTERGKRKAAQLLERMNRFVEQQKQAQVLAEAQAQAQAQQSQPQPSSTVNSDDS; encoded by the exons ATGGAGgaagagaaggagaaagagagtgGAGCTGATGTGGTGAGGAGCTTGATCGAGATGGTGAGCGAGATATCGTTGATCTCGGAGTACAGGTGTACGGTCAAGAAGCAATACTGCAATTTGGCGAGGAGGTTGAAGCTGTTGATCCCTCTGTTCGAGGAGATTAGGGATACTAAAGAGTTGGTTGTACCTGAAGAGACTGTGGAGGCTCTCAAATCGTTGAGGGAAGCGCTTGAATCGGCTAAGGAATTGCTCCGATTCGGTTGCCAAGGGAGCAAGATCTACCTG GTCCTAGAGAGGGAGcaaattatgaataaattttatgagGTGACAGCTCAACTGGAACAAGCTTTGAATGGAATTTCCTACGAAAATCTGGACATATCAGATGAAGTTAAGGAACAG GTTGAACTTGTCCTTGCTCAGTTCAGAAGAGCCAAAGGAAGGGTTGATGCTCCTGATGTTGAGCTGCATGAGGATCTCTTGTCCCTTTACAACAAGAGCAATGGTGCAGAAACAGATCCAGCTGTCCTAAGGAGATTGGCTGATAAGTTACAATTGATGGGGATAGTTGATCTTACACAGGAGTCACTAGCCTTGCATGAGATGGTTGATGCCAGTGGAGGAGATCCTGGGGAGAGCATTGAGAAGATGTCAATGCTGCTAAAGAAAATCAAGGATTTTGTGCAAACAGAAAACCCTAACATAGAAGCTTCTGCAGGAGAAAAAGGTAATCCTCCAAGCTGCAGTGGACAAGTATCCAGCGACAAAAATTCTAAGGCCCCAGTTATACCAGTTGATTTCCGCTGTCCAATATCTCTGGAGTTGATGAAGGATCCTGTCATTGTTTCAACAGGGCAG ACCTACGAACGTGCATGCATTGAGAAGTGGCTGGACGCAGGGCATGGGACATGTCCAAAGACACAACAGATCCTCGCTAACACTGTCCTGACACCCAACTATGTTTTACGTAGTCTCATAGCCCAGTGGTGTGAGGCAAATGGCATTGAACCACCAAAACGACCCAGTAATACTAGACCCAGTAAAACAACATCTGCCTGTTCACCTGCTGAACGTACTAAGATTGAAATTCTCTTACGCAAGCTCACATCCAGCAACCCAGAAGACCAGCGATCTGCTGCGGGTGAGATCCGCCTTCTGGCCAAGCGTAATGCAGATAACCGTGTAGCCATTGCTGAAGCTGGTGCAATCCCCCTCCTTGTTGGTCTCCTTTTGACACCTGACTCCCGTACCCAAGAGCATGCTGTTACGGCGCTACTTAATCTCTCAATCTGTGAGGATAACAAAGCAAGCATAATATCCTCTGGGGCAGTTCCTGGTATAGTTCATGTGCTGAAAAAGGGGAGCATGGAAGCTCGGGAAAATGCAGCAGCTACCCTTTTCAGCCTTTCTGTTGTGGATGAAAATAAGATCACAATTGGTGCTTCTGGAGCCATCCCACCACTTGTGACATTACTGAGTGAAGGAACCCAAAGGGGTAAGAAGGATGCTGCAACAGCGCTCTTCAACTTGTGCATTTTCCAAGGGAACAAGGGAAAGGCAGTGAGGGCTGGTGTTGTTCCCACACTGATGCGGCTGCTAACTGAACCAGGAGGAGGAATGGTGGATGAGGCACTAGCCATTTTAGCAATATTGGCTAGCCATGCTGAAGGTAAAGCTTCCATAGGATCTGCGGAGGCAGTGCCGGTTTTGGTAGAGGTTATTGGGAGTGGATCCCCCAGGAATAGAGAGAATGCAGCTGCAGTTTTGGTGCACCTTTGTGCTGGTGACCACCAACATCATCTTGCAGAGGCCAAAGAGCTTGGAGTGATGGGTCCACTTGTGGATTTGGCACAAACTGGCACAGAAAGGGGCAAGCGAAAGGCTGCACAGTTGCTAGAGCGTATGAATAGGTTTGTTGAGCAGCAGAAGCAGGCTCAGGTACTAGCTGAGGCTCAAGCTCAAGCTCAGGCCCAGCAGTCACAGCCACAGCCATCCTCCACGGTGAATTCAGATGATAGCTGA
- the LOC142606953 gene encoding dof zinc finger protein DOF3.6-like, whose protein sequence is MVFSSVPVYLDPHNWQQQPNHHHQQGSHDSAQNPQLLPSLAPPPTHHVGGGACSIRPGSMADRARLAKLPQPEVALKCPRCESTNTKFCYFNNYSLTQPRHFCKTCRRYWTKGGALRSVPVGGGCRRNKKNKSSRTKSPANSTERQTGCSNSNNAIPACNSDLSDNLPLKQPFQLPFFASLQNHTRYGVGNLAGLNFNDIQAQTDMGYQIGNTSGGISSPILPSGGGVDQWRLHQFPFLGGFDSSSGLYSIQSDHGVEAPSPLVGDNELRTMPMSSSSRVSQLTKMEASQTQNLSGLNWGGNAWTDISGLNSSSTSQLL, encoded by the exons ATGGTGTTCTCATCTGTTCCGGTCTATTTAGATCCTCACAATTGGCAGCAG CAAccaaatcatcatcatcaacaaggAAGTCATGACAGTGCTCAAAACCCACAGCTTCTTCCTTCACTGGCTCCACCACCAACCCATCATGTTGGTGGTGGTGCTTGCTCGATTAGGCCTGGTTCGATGGCTGATCGAGCAAGGTTAGCCAAGTTACCACAACCAGAGGTAGCTCTCAAGTGTCCACGGTGTGAATCAACCAACACCAAGTTTTGCTACTTCAACAATTACAGTCTTACTCAACCCCGTCACTTCTGCAAGACATGTAGGCGTTACTGGACCAAAGGGGGTGCCCTTAGAAGTGTTCCAGTTGGTGGAGGTTGCCgtagaaacaagaaaaacaaaagcagTCGCACTAAATCTCCAGCTAATTCCACTGAGAGACAAACGGGTTGTTCCAACTCTAACAATGCAATTCCTGCTTGTAACTCAGACCTAAGTGACAATTTACCACTTAAGCAACCTTTTCAATTACCCTTCTTTGCCTCTTTACAAAATCATACCCGGTATGGTGTGGGAAATCTTGCTGGCTTAAACTTCAATGATATCCAAGCACAGACTGATATGGGGTATCAGATTGGAAATACTTCAGGTGGGATTAGCAGCCCAATTTTACCAAGTGGAGGAGGAGTGGATCAATGGCGTTTGCATCAATTTCCTTTCTTGGGTGGCTTTGATTCATCCTCAGGTTTATACTCAATTCAAAGTGATCATGGTGTTGAAGCACCATCTCCTTTGGTTGGAGATAATGAGCTTAGGACTATGCCTATGTCTTCAAGTTCTAGGGTTTCACAGCTCACAAAAATGGAAGCAAGCCAAACCCAAAATTTATCTGGTCTCAACTGGGGAGGAAATGCTTGGACAGATATATCAGGTCTCAACTCTTCTTCCACTAGCCAACTTTTGTAA
- the LOC142607369 gene encoding U-box domain-containing protein 13-like isoform X2, with the protein MNKFYEVTAQLEQALNGISYENLDISDEVKEQVELVLAQFRRAKGRVDAPDVELHEDLLSLYNKSNGAETDPAVLRRLADKLQLMGIVDLTQESLALHEMVDASGGDPGESIEKMSMLLKKIKDFVQTENPNIEASAGEKGNPPSCSGQVSSDKNSKAPVIPVDFRCPISLELMKDPVIVSTGQTYERACIEKWLDAGHGTCPKTQQILANTVLTPNYVLRSLIAQWCEANGIEPPKRPSNTRPSKTTSACSPAERTKIEILLRKLTSSNPEDQRSAAGEIRLLAKRNADNRVAIAEAGAIPLLVGLLLTPDSRTQEHAVTALLNLSICEDNKASIISSGAVPGIVHVLKKGSMEARENAAATLFSLSVVDENKITIGASGAIPPLVTLLSEGTQRGKKDAATALFNLCIFQGNKGKAVRAGVVPTLMRLLTEPGGGMVDEALAILAILASHAEGKASIGSAEAVPVLVEVIGSGSPRNRENAAAVLVHLCAGDHQHHLAEAKELGVMGPLVDLAQTGTERGKRKAAQLLERMNRFVEQQKQAQVLAEAQAQAQAQQSQPQPSSTVNSDDS; encoded by the exons atgaataaattttatgagGTGACAGCTCAACTGGAACAAGCTTTGAATGGAATTTCCTACGAAAATCTGGACATATCAGATGAAGTTAAGGAACAG GTTGAACTTGTCCTTGCTCAGTTCAGAAGAGCCAAAGGAAGGGTTGATGCTCCTGATGTTGAGCTGCATGAGGATCTCTTGTCCCTTTACAACAAGAGCAATGGTGCAGAAACAGATCCAGCTGTCCTAAGGAGATTGGCTGATAAGTTACAATTGATGGGGATAGTTGATCTTACACAGGAGTCACTAGCCTTGCATGAGATGGTTGATGCCAGTGGAGGAGATCCTGGGGAGAGCATTGAGAAGATGTCAATGCTGCTAAAGAAAATCAAGGATTTTGTGCAAACAGAAAACCCTAACATAGAAGCTTCTGCAGGAGAAAAAGGTAATCCTCCAAGCTGCAGTGGACAAGTATCCAGCGACAAAAATTCTAAGGCCCCAGTTATACCAGTTGATTTCCGCTGTCCAATATCTCTGGAGTTGATGAAGGATCCTGTCATTGTTTCAACAGGGCAG ACCTACGAACGTGCATGCATTGAGAAGTGGCTGGACGCAGGGCATGGGACATGTCCAAAGACACAACAGATCCTCGCTAACACTGTCCTGACACCCAACTATGTTTTACGTAGTCTCATAGCCCAGTGGTGTGAGGCAAATGGCATTGAACCACCAAAACGACCCAGTAATACTAGACCCAGTAAAACAACATCTGCCTGTTCACCTGCTGAACGTACTAAGATTGAAATTCTCTTACGCAAGCTCACATCCAGCAACCCAGAAGACCAGCGATCTGCTGCGGGTGAGATCCGCCTTCTGGCCAAGCGTAATGCAGATAACCGTGTAGCCATTGCTGAAGCTGGTGCAATCCCCCTCCTTGTTGGTCTCCTTTTGACACCTGACTCCCGTACCCAAGAGCATGCTGTTACGGCGCTACTTAATCTCTCAATCTGTGAGGATAACAAAGCAAGCATAATATCCTCTGGGGCAGTTCCTGGTATAGTTCATGTGCTGAAAAAGGGGAGCATGGAAGCTCGGGAAAATGCAGCAGCTACCCTTTTCAGCCTTTCTGTTGTGGATGAAAATAAGATCACAATTGGTGCTTCTGGAGCCATCCCACCACTTGTGACATTACTGAGTGAAGGAACCCAAAGGGGTAAGAAGGATGCTGCAACAGCGCTCTTCAACTTGTGCATTTTCCAAGGGAACAAGGGAAAGGCAGTGAGGGCTGGTGTTGTTCCCACACTGATGCGGCTGCTAACTGAACCAGGAGGAGGAATGGTGGATGAGGCACTAGCCATTTTAGCAATATTGGCTAGCCATGCTGAAGGTAAAGCTTCCATAGGATCTGCGGAGGCAGTGCCGGTTTTGGTAGAGGTTATTGGGAGTGGATCCCCCAGGAATAGAGAGAATGCAGCTGCAGTTTTGGTGCACCTTTGTGCTGGTGACCACCAACATCATCTTGCAGAGGCCAAAGAGCTTGGAGTGATGGGTCCACTTGTGGATTTGGCACAAACTGGCACAGAAAGGGGCAAGCGAAAGGCTGCACAGTTGCTAGAGCGTATGAATAGGTTTGTTGAGCAGCAGAAGCAGGCTCAGGTACTAGCTGAGGCTCAAGCTCAAGCTCAGGCCCAGCAGTCACAGCCACAGCCATCCTCCACGGTGAATTCAGATGATAGCTGA